aggagagagaggagagaggaagagagggaaggaaggagggagggaagagagaggagagaggaagaggaaggagagagagagagagaaggaagggtggagaaaaagagaggagagggaaagatagggctggaaagagaggaaggagaaatgacggggaaggaaagagagagagagggaaggaggggagagagaggaaagataggaatggaaagagaaaggaagagagggaagggagagaaggaagaaggaaggagaggagaggagaggagggagaaggaagggtggagaaagaaagagaggagtggGAAAGAGAGGATGGAAggcgggaaggaaagagagagaggagagagagaaagagagggagagagggggagagaaagagggaggaaaggagagagaggggaagagagaaaggagggggaaagagaaaaggaagaaggtaaggagagagggagagagagagagagaaggagggaggggaagagaaagggagggatgaaaggcgggagggaaagagagagggaagcgaGAAAGGAGGgtgaggggagagaggaagaaggaaggagagggaggggagagaggaagagagggaaggaaggagggagggaagagagaggagagaggaagaggaaggagagagagagagagaaggaagggtggagaaaaagagaggagagggaaagatagggctggaaagaggaaggagaaatgacggggaaggaaagagaggaagaaggaaggaggggagagaggaaagataggaatggaaagagaaaggaagagagggggaaggggagagaaggaagaaaggaaggagagagagaggagagggagggagaaggaagggtggagaaagaaagagagggagtgggaaagagagggatggaaggcgggaaggaaagagaaagacgaagagagaaaggaggggcagagaaggaagaaggaagaaaagagaatgaaagagggaaggagtcggagagagagaaaaagagcgaGAGAGACTGTCGAGAGAGCGGGGGGCGGCGTGCTTGTGCGCCTCCCTGACTTCCAACCCCCGAGCTTTTCTCTGCCCGAGCGGCGCCAGCCCAGCCGTAGGGAAAGAAGCAACATTTCGGCTTCTTCGCGGCGCCGTCAGGCAAGAAGCTGTGAGAGGAGCCGGCCGGGAGATGGAGAACCAAGCCGCGCCGTTCAACCTCGACGAGCGCCGTCCGGGCTCCTTTCTGGGCAGCGCGTTCAAGCCCGCCCGCGCGTgtgggagggggtggggagaCTCCTCTTCGGCAGAGGCTcctcccactcccacccccagGACCCCCCACCACCCCCACCACGCACTCCAATGAAGCGTTAGCCTCTCCTCTACGGCCCCTGGCGAAAGCGACGACCAATCCACGCCGGCTTTCTGTCCGGCGGCTCCGCCTCCTCGCCCTCCCAATCCCCCTTCGCTATTTGCATACAAAATGCCCGCAGGAGCCCTCGCGAACGTCGAGAGTGGCGGGCAGCGTTCTCCGTCGGTGCGCCAGGAGCCGGAGCGCTTCGCGGGAAGCCGCGCGTGGCCGGCGCAGGGAGGGTTGGAAGCTCGCGCTCCCCCGCCGCTCTCCTCCGCCTCGTCCCCCCCCCCGACCGCCTTTTTCCTCTCGCCGGCTTCTGCCTTCCCCTAAGGGGGTGGTGGTTGGGGGCCCTTCCGCTCAGCGTCCCCGTCGGCAAGATGCGCCCCCCGCGGCAACTTCTCCCGCGCCTGCTGGTCCTCTCGGCGGCTTGCCTCGGCCTGGCGGGCGGGCTCTTTCTCTTCGGGGAGCCCGAGTTCTCCTACAAGCGGTCCAACTGCAAGCCCATCCCCGCCTCCCTCTTGCTATGCCGCGGGATCGAGTACCCCGACATGAGGTTGCCCAACTTGCTGGGCCACGAGACCATGCAGGAGGTGCTGGAGCAGGCGGGCGCCTGGATCCCGCTGGTGCAGAAGCAGTGCCACCCGGACACGCGCAAGTTCCTCTGCTCCCTCTTCGCGCCCGTCTGCATCGCCGACCTGGACGAGACCATCGAGCCTTGCCATTCGCTCTGCGAGCAGGTGAAGAACAGCTGCGCCCCGGTGATGTCCGCCTTCGGCTTCCCTTGGCCCGACATGCTGGACTGCGCCCGGTTCCCCCAGGACAACGACCTGTGCATCCCGCTGGCCAGCAGCGACCACGTCCTCCCGACTCCCAGGGAAGGTAAGAGCCCGCCGAAGGGGGCGCTTCGACGGCCGATCCCCGGGCAGGTTGAAGCCGTTCGGGCGCAGCGTCTCTTGGCCGAAATCTGAGCTCAAAAGATTGTCACCTTTTCAGACTTTACTTTTTTAATCGCAAAATCTTCAGCATCCCAAAGTAGAATGAATGTACAGGATGGATTCCATTGCAAttggttacttttttttttaaaatgtggaattAGAAGCTGCTGTAGATTAAGTGGCTTTTGAAGTAAATGTTgatttggggcagtggtgaaatctaattttttactaccggttctgtaggtggggcttggtgggtgtggcaggatattgcaaaatccccattccctccccactactgggggaagactattgcaaaatctccattcccaccccactctggggccagccagaggtggtatttgctggttctctgaactgctcaaaatctccgctaccggttctccaaaacctgctggatttcacccctgatttgggggCATATTTTGAGGCAATTATCTGGGGCGAATTGACTGGGACAGGAATGATTCCATGATATCTTTCCAGTACATGAATACGGTTTGCGGTCTTATGCTGCCACCCGAAGCATCTCAGTGGAATATACAGGGGGAATAAGTTTGCTGAGAAtagttgtttgtagtgtcttttAAAAGTATCAACTTTCTACATGTCATGTTTCTTTTCATCACAGATACAAATTTGGAGACATCAAATGAACTTTAGAGCATGTAATGTAAATTCCTGTAGAAGAACTGTAGAAGATCGTATCTCAAATTTtcacacagtaaaaaaaaaaccaaaaaaacccccaaaacgtGATTTGCAAGGCATCCTTTAATGATAGAAACcaatccattttagattttgctttCCTAGATTTGGAAAGTTCAGTGCATCTCTTTATATAAAATGAAGCTAGCCTGGATTCCGTAAAACCTTATGTAGTTCTAGATATGGGTGTTTAAAATTATCCGCATCGGGTCCTATCCTCAACTTGTTCTTAAGCAAGTTTATTCAAAGTGATCCCCTAGGATTGCAACTGTAGACCTTAGGAATTTAGGGGCAGGTTCAATTCTGTAATCCTGAAAAAACATTAAGAACAAGTTTAGGACAGGATTAGGATCCTGATAAGAGCTTATTTAATCTAAGTATGtatgtggctaagacgctgagcctgtcagtcaaaaggtcggcagttcagcggttcgaatcattagtgccgcgtaacagggtgagcttccgttacttgtcccagcttctgccaacctagcagttctaaagcacatagaaaatgcaagtagaaaaatagggaccacctttggtgggaaggtaacagcattccgtgcgcctttgccatttagtcatgccaaccacatgaccacggagacgtcttgggacagcgctggctcttcggctttgaaacagagatgagcaccacctgctagagttgggaacgactagcacatatgtgcgaggggaacctttacctttacctatacctcTGTACTGTATGGGATGATAGCTTTAAACCACTCTATTACAAATAGAGTGGGATAGACTGGGATTAAGTCCAAGTGAATGGGTATAGTTCCCTTTTGAATTTCTACTTCAAAAGTTGCACTatgacttggaatactgcatataCTTTTAACCATTTGAGCGTATTGAATATTGTAATTATGGAACTGTTGTCCTAACATTAATCAGTACAGAAAGTCATTCCCATGTCAACTGGCCAATTAAGTTTTCTGTAGGTATTGTATGAATAAAAGGTAACAGGAAATGCTGAATCTGATAAAATATTGATAACAGAAGCAACACATTCACACTactgatttttcatttttaaaagttggAGCTTTCAGCTAGTATCAGTTTAGTGTTAGAAAATGTGGCTTTAATTAACTTGGGGATGGGGAAGATGATATTCTCCCgctgttgtttttaaataatggattTGGAGAAGGATAATTCCGTAAAAGAAACTCATCAGTAAATGCATTTTATGCACTTTTTCATTGCTCCATGTTCTTTCCTGAAGATGGCTGGGTCTTCCAATGCCCTTCCACCAGGGCATTAATCCCTtctctctggagcaggggtctccaaccttggcaattttaagcctgatggagttgaagtccgccaggcttaaagttgccaaggttggagagccatgCTCTGGAGGACCTGCTGTGTAAGAGCGTTAGGGAGAGACTTCAATCCCACTCAGAATCCATGTCCATGGTTCAAAAATCCACTCGGAGTTTTCATTGAATTTGTTAtggtatctatggtatctatttaGTACCGGCTACCTATTTTTTCACCAGTTTTTAAATGGCCAGTGGGATTCATCAGTTATCTCAGGCTCCAAATGCTTTGGAATCAGCCCTTCAGGCTATCCTGAAATAAAATCAAGAATAAGAAAACCTGCCATAACTACATATTAAAAGTGTATCCTTTCGTTCCAAATGGCTTCCTACTTCTTTCATTTGAAACTTCTCTCAaggttcttttttaaaacttatttcttACAGTGCCAAAAGTTTGTGATGCCTGCAAAAACAAGAATGAAGACGACAATGAAATTGTAGAAAATCTTTGCAAAAATGACTTTGGTAAGTACGAGGGAGATACTCTGATTGAAAACTAGGGATTTTGTCCTCTGATTGCAGTAACAATCAATTTTGTAAGACGTGCAATTATGGTCAATTTTAAATGACAAAGGCGTTCAAGCTTTTATTTCAGCAGTGGATCCTAATTCACATAACGATAGGATTATTATTAGGTTTCTATTTAGTCTATCagactaggacagtgatggctaaacttttccggaccaagtgcccagtGCGTGAATGCGCACCCGAACCTCCAAAATACAAGGAGCATGCGGCCCCGGTGCGGCCCCTGCATGCCTcacacccccacgcatgcgccccaCTCACCACTCATGCCCGCATGGCCCCCCACACGTGTCCCCCCACATGTGCGGTAGAGActtgatgaccagctggccagtgggtggCGCACGTGTGCAGAGGAGCTGAATTGTTGCaacggcttgcgtgcccacagagagggcgcggtgtgccacctgtggcacgcgtaccataggttcaccatcacaggactACGAGAGCTGCTCTTTGTAATAAACATGTCGTGTGCTCTGGCCTTTCTACTGTTGTTCTTTTTTCTATACAACGTTGTCCACTGTGGCCTCGTCTCCTTTCTATTTAGCAAGAAATGAGATTCTAAAGCAGTggcagtcaacctggtccctaccgcccactagtgggcgttccagctttcatggtgggcggtaggggttttgtccgatattgaagcactttcctttttttttaatttaattgacttttttaaaaaaattcatagcattatttaaaaacattttcattaggttttcataaaatcccccgtgacaatttaaatttctgaaaatatactatttgtattgcccgcgcataaatttagttcatgtaacataagtgaaactaaatggcgctatggtgtgaccgcaaacaaaagagcctcgtcccagaatagctcgcgcatctcccctcccaccagccagctgtaacagacaagcagagctggtagccagcgtccCCACcctcaacccaatccacaatgcgcaagaggcatgcacagatgatgatacacatTACTGTGgatacattactgtggaaccggtgggcggttagaaaattttactactaacagagatacaaaagtgggcggtaggtataaaaaggttgactaccgctGTTCTAAAGCTTCCTTAGCTGGACATTCAAAGTCCAAACTGTTCTAACGATGCTtgaattgggggggggaacctgtatttttttctctttcatgtgTATTGGTTGTACAGTACCTTGTTCTATAGATGACAACAGACATTGGTTTAGTTCTCAATAGTTTTACCAGTGATTCTATTCCAGTACCTCTGTCTATGTAAACCAACTGGTTTTCACATTTGGTCACCTTGGGGAGTAATAGAATCCAGGAATTAGCTAGTTGTATGTAGACatatatatcttttttattaCCCCCTGAAACCGCCATGTCAGGTATTTCAGAGttgcagaaatataaataatatgaatGTGACATCCTTGAATTTTCTGATTCTTTGCTGATGTGAAATGGAGCCCAGTAGCACAGTAGTGTTGGAGGCCTTGGTTTCATTCTGTTTCCCTTCCGCCCACCTGCAGAGGAAGGGGACTGAGGAGGGAGGCCTCGGCTTATGTCCTGCTATGAATTTGAAAACAGGCTTTATCCTATTCAGTCCCCATTTCTTATGCAGCAGGGAGGAATGGCTTCTTGGGAAGAGTAAAATAGAAAATTGCTCCTGACTTTTCAGAGCACAAGACAACCACAAAGATATGAAAGGAAAGCTGAGAAATACTTTTGATAGGCTTCACTTCAGATTTTAAGTTGGTGTAACATTTTAAATGTACAACGTTGTTACATTAATCTACCACAAATCCCCAACAGCTTGGGCAAATCTTTCACATTCCATATGGGTAGAGAAATggcatcttttcttaaaaagagaTTAATTTGTCCCGTGAAATTCTGACATACCAGGAACTAAAGAGTATTGGCTCTAGAAGAAAAGTTAGAGAATTACTTTATAGAGGTAAGACAAATAATGTATCATTTCTGGATAAGAATATTTGGAAAACCCTCCTGAATAAGACAAGTAAAATGTGataaactaccctgtttccccgaaaataagacattccctgataataagcccaatcgggcttttgagcatatgcgctaaaataagcttccccctgaaaataagctctccccaaaaatatttaaactcaaagctggaaatcagataaggcaagaggaaccccatcttgctccacgcaccctaaaataataagacctccccaaaaataaggccaaacacttacttcagggttcaaaaaaaatataagacaggatatttattttcaaggaaacaaggGTAACTGGcacaaattataaatatatgttgTAATTTTATCATATTCTAACTGAAGAAGTTATTTTATTACAGTTTGATCACAAATTTATACGATCAATGCCCTTATCATTAAAGAATAGCATAGAGAGTGAATTTTATTCATGTTAACTAGCATTAAGTTTTCATCTGATATTCCAACCAAGCAGATATTTGGTTTTTCTTAATAAACATGAtgctatctctctcttttttcagttATTGCACCAAATCTAATGCAGCTATAAATCACAATTATTTTGTTCATTCTTTCAAAATGCAATAGATAAAATGCACCGATTAACCAAggagttttttaaattaaatcagaCTATTTTCAGGAGAAATGGGGATTGCTTTTTCTATGAAAAGacagttgtttttcttttcttctttgtaagaAGCCATGTGGCACTTTTAAAGCTTTAATGTAGAAAAACCTTCGGTATTTGCAACCAACAAAATCTAGAGGAAGAGTCTCATTTAGcaaagattttgtttttctttgaaagtgAAAGAAATACACCCAAAGATTGATTCGGACTGAAATTACTTTCATGCTCTTGATGGCTTTAGAAATGGAGCCACCTGCTGTCCATTCTGTCAGAACCTGACAGTTTAATTAGCAAGAGAAGACCTCCCTCACTGGATTCTCTTTTATGTGCCTGAATGAGAGAAAAacctcttcttctccccctctctttcttttaccCCACCTCCACCCCTGCTCTGTTCCTCATTATCCCTCTTAGCTCTAAAGATAAAAGTGAAGGAGATCGCCTACATCAATGGAGACACCAAGATCACTCCAGAAACAAAGAGCAAAACCATCTACAAGCTGAACGGGGTGACGGAAAGAGACCTGAAGAAGACGGTGCTCTGGCTCAGAGGTGGCCTTCAGTGTACCTGCGATGAGATGAATGATATCAACGCACCATATTTAGTCATGGGACAGAGGTTGGCTGGGGAGTTGGTAATCACCTCCGTCAAACGATGGCAGAAAGGCCAACGAGTTTTTAAGAGGTTTTCACGCAGCATCCGCAAGCTGCAGTGCTAATTGCTTGGAGTTTCTGGTCACATTTAGTTGCCCTGCCTTAAGTTCTTTCGCATCTTCTTCCCGCAGCGATAAACACCCGGTAGCATGAAAGAGCCGCTTCTTTTAAGAAGAAAAGAGGCTTCCCTCCTTCTAATTGTGTACATATAATAAACTATAATTGCCCAAATCATGATTTTTCTTCTGTATAATTGTTTCCAAAATGTATTGTTTAGAGCTGTCCAAAACCTAACTTTGATCTTCTTTATAATTcttcctttaattatattcataatACATTCTGTCTGGCTAACCTTTCTGCGTAGGTTATGTATCCATTTGGGCATTGGAGTCGACTTGTTCAGTTTGGTTTTGTTCCAAGTAAAAACAAATGTGGGAGCCACAGTGTGGGAGATAACAGCGCCAATTTTAAATGCCAATTTTGCAActtggcatttaaaagacaaagttcattttaaaaactttactCTAACAGAAATTGTAACTCAAAGATGGGCAAAATAGAACTCAAAAATATCTTGAGAGTTTCTTTCCCCAAATCCTCTGCTGAATTATACATGCTTAGGGCCTCTAACGTCCATGAGTTGGTGTGCATTAAACTTCAATCTCATGCATACTTCTGTGGGGAGGTGCACTGCACTTTATGGGACTGGCGTCTGCCAACATACGTTGCATTGAAAGCGTGCTATAAACTATAGCCATCACTATGTCTCTATTTACCTTTGAATATTAGGCCTAATTTTATGTTATCGGGAATGCGTCATCTAGTTTTATTCATTACAGAGAAATTATCCATGCACATGTGCTACTTGGGCAAGAAGTACAT
This DNA window, taken from Ahaetulla prasina isolate Xishuangbanna chromosome 8, ASM2864084v1, whole genome shotgun sequence, encodes the following:
- the SFRP2 gene encoding secreted frizzled-related protein 2 — protein: MRPPRQLLPRLLVLSAACLGLAGGLFLFGEPEFSYKRSNCKPIPASLLLCRGIEYPDMRLPNLLGHETMQEVLEQAGAWIPLVQKQCHPDTRKFLCSLFAPVCIADLDETIEPCHSLCEQVKNSCAPVMSAFGFPWPDMLDCARFPQDNDLCIPLASSDHVLPTPREVPKVCDACKNKNEDDNEIVENLCKNDFALKIKVKEIAYINGDTKITPETKSKTIYKLNGVTERDLKKTVLWLRGGLQCTCDEMNDINAPYLVMGQRLAGELVITSVKRWQKGQRVFKRFSRSIRKLQC